Within the Pseudoxanthomonas sp. Root65 genome, the region AAATCAACGGCAAGACCGTCTATCGCGTGCGCATGGGGCCGTACGGCACCGCCAGCGAACTGGCCGAAGCGAAGCAGAAGCTCGCCAGCGGCGGACTGCCGGCGATGGCGGTGAAGGCGCAGTGAGTCCGGCGCGGCCGACGTTGCAGCGCCTGGTGATGGCGACCGCCGTCGCCATGGTCGCGCTGCTGGCGGCGTCATGGCTGGTCGGCCGCGTGTTGCCGGCCGGCTGGCAGGACCTGGTGCAGACGCGCTGGGGTTACCTCGCCCCGATCAGCTACGTCGTGACGACGCTCTGCATGGGTCTGGGAGGCGCGCTGGCCGGGTACCGTTTTATGGTCGTGGCCATCGGCCTGACCCTGGCGATGTGGATCGCCACACTGTCGGTGCTGGCGGGCGTCGCCGGCGCGGCCTCGGACGTCGCCTATCCGCTCGCCTTCCTGTTGCGCACCAACGTGCTGAGCGCCGTGCTGTCGCTGCTTGCCGCCGCGCTCGGCGCGTGGCTGGGCGCCCTGTGGTACCAGCGCCGCGTCGCGCGCCGCTGATCGCGACCTGCTTCCCTTCCCCCCAAGGAATCCGCATGACCCGCACCGCCCTCATCACCGGCGCCACCTCCGGCTTCGGTGCCGCTGCCGTTCGCCGGTTTGCCGACGCGGGCTGGCGCGTCGTCGCCACCGGCCGTCGCGCCGATCGCCTGCAGGCGCTGGTGGATGAGCTGGGCGCCGACAAGGTGCACGCGGCCGCCTTCGACATCCGTGACGAAGCCGCGATGGACGCCGCGCTCGCCGCCCTGCCGGCGGATTTCCGCGGCATCGACCTGCTGGTGAACAACGCCGGCCTCGCGCAGGGCACGCTGCCGGCGCAGCGCGCGCTGTTGTCGGACTGGCGCACGATGATCGATACCAACATCACCGCGCTGGTCACGCTGACGCATCGCCTGCTGCCGCTGCTGGTGGAACGCAAGGGCGCCATCATCAACATCAGCTCGGTCGCCGGCGTGTACCCGTATCCCGGCGGCAACGCCTACGGCGGCAGCAAGGCCTTCGTCAGTCAGTTCTCGCTGGGCCTGCGCAGCGACCTGCACGGCACCGGCGTGCGCGTGACCACCATCGAACCCGGCATGGCCGAAACCGAATTCACCCTGGTCCGCACGCATGGCGACCAGGCCGCGTCCGAGAAGCTCTACACCGGCGCCAACCCGATGACCGCCGACGACATCGCCGAATCCATCTTCTACGTCGCCACCCTGCCGCCGCACCTCAACGTCAACCGGCTGGAGATCATGCCGGTGTCGCAGTCGTTTGCGGGGTTCCAGGTGGCACGCGACTGAGTCGCCACGCGCACCCGCCAAGCGCGTCAGCGCTGCTTGGCCGGCTTGGGCGGGGGCGGTTGGAATGCGTCCGTCCAGAAACGACGGTTAGCGTCCGGCAGCTCAACGGGCAGCGCAGTACCGTCTGACAGATGGCGCCGTATTGATCGCAGCAATTGTCCTTCACGCCGATCCGCGGCGGCGCTCTCGGCGTACTGGTACTTCAAGTCGATCACCGACCGACCTTGCACCAGCAGGTCCAGTTCTGGCCCAGACTCTCGTGTGGCCGCCAGGAAGTAGTGCCCGGTATCGAGACGGATGGCATCGCAGCCGTCGGTACTGAAACGCACGCTGCGAAACTTGCTCGCATCTCCCTTCAATGACGACACGACCCTGATGCGTCCGTGGATCCACTCCATGTACGCCGAGGAGCCTAGCTGAGTTCGCCTGACCTCTGTGGACTCGAGCCGGAAGATAAAAATGGTGCGAGCATCGCTGACGTGCTGTCGAAACGGCGTCCAGCCAGGTTCTTGGCACGCTTTCGCAAGCGCGGGGAACAGCAGCAGAGCCAGAGCAGCAATACCCAGCGTTCCGCGCATCCTTACCCCCTCACTAATCTCAGCCCAGCGGCTCATCCGACAGGTAGGTGTAGCCGGTCAGGCCCGCTTCCAGCGCATCGGCCAGCAGTTGCGATTCCGCTGCCGGCAAGCCGGCTTCCTCCACCCGCTGGCGATACACCGCGCGCAGGTCGTCCAGCTTGTAGCCTACGTAGTCGAGCATCACGTCGGTGGTGTCGCCGCGGCGCTGCTGGGTGAGCAGGTAACCGTTGGCGGCGTCGGCGCTGACTTCCACCGCGTCGGTGTCGCCGAACAGGTTATGGATGTCGCCGAGGATTTCCTGGTAGGCACCGACCAGGAAGATGCCCAGCCGGTAGCTCTCGCCCGGCTTCAGCGCATGCAGCGGCAGCGAGGAATCCAGGCCCTCGTTCTCGACGTAGGTCTTGACCATGCCATCCGAGTCGCAGGTCATGTCGGCGATGATGCCGCGGCGCGCCGGCGCTTCGTCCAGGCGGTCGATCGGGACGATCGGGAACACCTGGTCGATCGCCCAGACGTCGGGGATCGACTCGAACACGCTGAAGTTGACGAAGTACTTGTCGACCAGGCGCTCGTTGAGTTCGTCCAGCAGGTCGCGGTGGCTGCGCTCATCGCTGCTCAGGCGTGCACGCACGGCATGCGCGATGGCGTAGAACAGGTCGTCGATACGCGCTCGGTGGACCAGGTCGATCTGGCCCAACGCGTACAGCGACAGGCCTTCGCTGTGGTGGTGCTGGGCCTCGTGGAACAGCTCCACCGCCGGACGCGTATCGAGCTCGGCATGGATCTCGCGCAGGTGGCGGATCACGGACGGCTCGTCGTCGTGCGGCGGCGGCACGCGGCCTTCCGGTGCCTGCTCGACTTCCGACACGTTGACCACCAGCACGGCGTGGTGCGCGGTCATCGCACGGCCGCATTCGGTGACGATGCGCGGCGGCGTGAGGCCGTTCTGCTCGCAGGCCTCGGCAAGCGGCTGCACGATGTTGCTGGCGTACTGACCGATGCCGTAGTTGATCGAGCAATAGCTGCGCGACCGCGTGCCTTCGTAATCGATGCCCAGGCCGCCACCGACGTCGACATGGCTGATGGTCGCGCCCAGCTTCGACAGTTCGACGAAGTAACGCGTCGCCTCGCGCATGCCGTTGGCGATGTCGCGCACGTTGGAAATCTGCGACCCCATGTGGAAATGCAGCAGGCCCAGCGTGTCCTGCAGGCCGGCGTCGCGCAGCTGCTTCCACAAATCCAGCACCTGACGCGGGGACAGGCCGAACTTGGCCTTATCGCCGCCGCTGTTCTGCCACTTGCCGGCGCCCAGCGTGGCCAGGCGCATGCGCACGCCCAAGCCAGGCTTCACGCCCAGTGCGCGCGACTCCTCGATGACCAGCGCCAGTTCGGACGGCTTCTCGATGACGATGAAGGTCTGCAAGCCCAGCTTGCGGCCGATCAGCGCCAGGCGGATGTATTCGCGGTCCTTGTAGCCATTGCAGACGATCAGACCGCCCGGGCGCGACAGCGCCAGCACGGCCATCAGCTCGGGCTTGCTGCCGGCTTCCAGGCCAAAGCCTTCGCCCGAATGCGAGGCCAGCGTGCCGGCCACGCCGCGATGCTGGTTGACCTTGATCGGATACACCGCCGTGTAGCCGCCCTGGTACTCCCAGTCGGCCTGCGCCTGCGCGAACGCCGCCTGCAGCTTGCCCAGGCGGTCGCCGAGGATGTCCGGGAAGCGCACCAGCAGCGGCAGCTGCGCACCCTGCGCACGTGCGGCGTCGACCACCTCCGGCAGCGGGATCAGCGGCCCCTGCGCGCCCTTGGGCGACACCACGATGCGGCCGGCGGCGTCCACGTCGAAATACCCTTCGGCCCAATGCGGGACGGAGTAGGTCTTGCGGGCGTGGTCGGTGGACCAGAGGGGGCTGGAAGTCATGGCTGTTCGCTGGGCTGGCGCGTGGCGACGCGGTCGTCGATACCGCAGCGGAGGGTCCACGGCGGCGCGGACGCGCATTCTACAGGCTGCGGTCACATGGGTCCGTTACAATGCGCGCCCGCTATACACCCCCTCCTCCGCTTGCGGAGGAGGGTCGGGGTGGGGGCAATCGAAGCACGTCGCGCCTGTCGATGCAGCATGCGTGAGGCCAGCGATCCGTTCGCCCCCATCCCAACCTTCCCCCGCAGGCGGGGGAAGGGGCCGCTCCCTTCATCCGAGGAATCACCCCATGACCGCCAACGACACCTGGTTCATCGAACACTTCTCGCACACCGGCTCGGCCATCGGCTTCCGTACCACCGGCAAGCTGGACGAAGTGCAGTCGCCGTTCCAGAAGATCGAGATCTACGACAGCACCGACTGGGGCAAGCTGATGGTGATCGACGGCGCGATGATGCTGACCACGCGCGACAACTTCTTCTACCACGAGATGATCAGCCACCCGGTGCTGTTCACCCACGCCGCGCCGAAGCGCGTGGTGATCATCGGCGGCGGTGACTGCGGCACGCTGCGCGAGGTGCTGAAGCACCCGGGCGTGGAGAAGGCCACGCAGTGCGATATCGACGAGCAGGTCACGCGCATGGCGGAGAAGTATTTCCCCGAGCTGTGCGAGTCGAACAACGACCCGCGCGCCGAACTGCTGTTCGACGACGGTGTGGCCTACATGGCCAACTGCGAACCCGGCAGCGTGGACGTGGTGATCGTCGACTCGACGGATCCGGTCGGTCCTGCGGAAGGCCTGTTCAACAAGGCGTTCTTCGAGAGCTGCTACCGCGCACTGAAGCCGGACGGCCTGCTGGTGCAGCAGTCCGAATCGCCGCTGGCGCTGCTGGACCTGATCAAGGACATGCGCGCCGAGATGGGCAAAGCCGGCTTCCAGTCGTTCAAGACGCTGCCGTTCCCGCAGCCGTGCTACCCGACCGGCTGGTGGAGCGTGACCGTGGCCAGCAAGCAGGCCGGCTTCGACTTCGCGTTCCGCCAGGCGGATGCGGCGGTCAAGCCGTTCGACACGCTGTACTACACCGCGCACCTGCACACGGGCGTGCTGGTGGCGCCGCCGTTCGTGGCGAAGGCGCTGGGGGAGTAAGGCGGAGTCGTCCCGGCAGGATCAGCGAAGCCCCGCATCGCGGGGCTTCTTTGTTTCACTACTCAGGCAAGAACATAGGAAGCATCATCACTGGCGCGGCGGAGCCTGCTACTCGGGATCCGAGAATAGGTAAACCCGGTTGTAGCCTGGTTCTGCGCGCGACTGAAAATACGCTGCAAGGTCGTCGACCAGCGCCGCTTTCCGGCAACGCTTTCGGCCCGGCTTCATCCCCTCGATCCATCCGGACCACGACACATCCTCACGATATCCGGCAGTGATGCTGGAGGGCACGACTGGCTCATCGAATTCGACGCGGTGAAAGGCGGGCCTGTTGGATCGCGAGAGGTCTTCCGGATAGGGATCGCCGCAGAAGGCCCACCCCCTGTCAATGGTCCTTGCCACCGGGAATGCCAGGTACCGGGCCATGACGCTCGTCTTTTCATCCTTGAATACGAAAAGAAGCGCAGTGTCGTAATGCGTGAACGAAGGCAAGCCATAGTGCCCGAAGAAATGGAAGCTTTCTTCGCCACCGCTCGTATCGCCGCTCAACGTCTGCAGTACTGAGTACCTGAGCTGATAACCACTGTCGAAGTTCCAGCAGCCTTTCCCACAGTCGGTCTTCAGCTCACGCACTTCGGCCAATCTGCCGATAAAGACCAACAGCTTTGGCGCGGACATATCCTCCCCTGCATGAACAATCGGGGACAGCAGGCCGAAGGCAAGGAGCAGCACGAGCATCCGCAGGCACGCGAAACCACGTGCAATGACACGCATCGCAGTCAGCTGCTCACGCTGGTTCATTGCGCGACCTACAGCGCATCCGCATCCAGTTCGCCCGTGCGGATCCGCACCACCCGCTCCAGGTCGTAGACGAACACCTTGCCATCGCCGATCTTGCCGGTGCCGGCGGCCTTCACGATGGCTTCGACCACCAGTTCGATCTGGTCGTCCGTCACCGCGACTTCCAGCTTCACTTTCGGCAGGAAATCGACCACGTACTCGGCCCCGCGGTACAGCTCGGTATGCCCCTTCTGCCGGCCGAAACCCTTCACCTCGGTGACGGTGATGCCGGCGACGCCGGCTTCCGCCAGAGCCTCGCGCACATCGTCCAGCTTGAACGGCTTGATGATGGCCATGACCATTTTCATGCAGGGTCCTCCCGTGGATGCTGGGCGCAGGATAACGCGCCACGACAAGGCGCGGTTGCGGTACAGGGCGTGTCGCGGTTCAATGGGGACCTCGCCGCCCGGACTTTTCCGACAGCGCTGCGCAGTGAACACCGATGGCGCGCCCGCGTGCCCGCCTCGCAAGCTCGATGCACTGCCGGAGACCCCACATGATCGACCTCAACCACATCGACGACCTCGCCCGCCGCCTCAGCCAGCTGGTGCCGCCCGGCCTGCGCGACTCGCAGGAAGAACTGCAGCAGACCTTCAAGTCGACGCTGCAGGCGGGACTGGCCAAACTGGACCTGGTGACCCGCGAGGAATTCGACGTGCAGCAGGCCGTCCTGCTGCGCACGCGCGAGAAGCTGGAAGCGCTGGAACGTACCGTCGCCACGCTGGAAGCCCAGCTGGCCGATCCGCCCGCCCAGTCCTGATCCGCCGCCATGAGTCTGGCCCTGGTGAACAGCCGGGCACGGGCGGGTGTGTCCGCGCCGCCGGTGCGGGTGGAAGTGCATCTGTCCGGCGGCTTGCCGTCCACGCAGATCGTCGGCCTGCCCGAAGCCGCGGTGCGCGAGGCCCGCGACCGCGTGCGCGCCGCGATCCTGTGCGCGCAGTTCGAATTCCCCACGCGCCGTATCACCGTCAATCTCGCGCCGGCGGATCTTCCCAAGGACGGCGGCCGCTTCGACCTGCCGATCGCGCTGGGCATCCTCGCCGCCAGCGGACAGATCCGTCGCGAAGCGCTGGCGGACTACGAGTTCCTTGGCGAACTGAGCCTCACCGGCGAACTCCGCGCGGTGGATGGCGTGCTGCCGGCCGCGTTGGCGGTCGCCGCCAGCGGCCGCATCCTCGTGGTGCCCGAACCCAGCGGGCCGGAAGCGGCCCTGGCACGACAGGGGCACGCGTTCACCGGCCGCACATTGCTGGAAGTCTGCGCACTGCTGGAAGGCCGCAAGGTGCTGCCCTCGGCCATCGCACCACCCGCGCTGCCTTCGACCATTCCCGACATGGCCGACGTGCGCGGGCAGGCGCACGCGCGCCGTGCCCTGGAAGTGGCCGCCGCCGGTGGCCACCATCTTCTGTTGATCGGCTCGCCGGGCTGCGGCAAGACCCTGCTGGCCTCGCGCCTGCCCGGCCTGCTGCCCGAGGCCACCGATGCCGAAGCGATGGAAAGCGCGGCCATCGCCTCGGTCAGTGGACGTGGACTGGACCCGGCGCGATGGCGGCAGCGACCCTACCGCGCCCCGCACCACACCGCGAGCGCCGTTGCCCTGGTCGGCGGCGGCGCGCAGCCGCGCCCGGGCGAGATCTCGCTGGCGCACAACGGCGTGTTGTTCATGGATGAATTGCCGGAATGGTCGCGCGCCGCGCTGGAGGTGCTGCGCGAGCCGCTGGAATCCGGCACCGTCACCGTGTCCCGGGCCGCACGGACGGCCGAGTTCCCTGCACGCTTCCAACTGGTCGCGGCCATGAATCCTTGCCCATGCGGGTGGGCAGGCGATTCCAGCGGACGCTGCCGCTGCGGGCCCGACCTGGTCCGCCGCTACCGCAGCCGGCTGTCCGGCCCCTTGCTGGACCGCATCGACCTGCACGTCCATGTGCCCCGGCTGCCACCGCACGAACTGCGGCCGGACGCGCCGGACGGCGAATGCACGGCCGCCGTGCAGGCACGCGTGGTGGCGGCGCGCGCACGGCAAGTCGCACGCTGCGGACGCGCCAACGCGCGCATGGGCCAGGCCGAGACGATGGCGCACTGCCGCCTGTCGGCGCGCGACCAGGCCTTGCTGGAGCGCGCCGTCGAACGCCTGCAGCTGTCCGCCCGCAGCCTGCACCGCATCCTGCGGGTGGCGCGCACCATCGCCGACCTCGCTGGCAGCGACGACATCGGCACGGCGCACTTGACCGAAGCCCTCGGCTACCGGGGACTGGATCGCGGCAACGCAGCATGACCTCCGACCACGGCGCGAGAAGGTCGTGTGTGATCTACTCCGGTCACGCATTCCACCAGCGGACGTCCTGTCCGCCGTCGCCTTCTTGCCACCCAGGAGCCCGCCCATGCGTCACACCGCCCTTCGCCTCACGCTGCTGGCCTCGACCGTCGCCGTCGCGCTTGCCGCACACGCCGCCCCATCCGCCGCCGACCGCATCGCAGGCACTGAACTGATCGGGCGCGACGCGCTGTTCGGCAATCCCGAGCGCGCCAACGTGCAGGTCAGTCCGGACGGCAAGTACCTGAGCTGGGTCGCCGCCGTCGACGGCGTGCTGAACGTCTGGGTCGCACCGGCCGACAATCCCGCACAGGCCAAGGCGGTCACCCAGGACAAGGCACGCGGCATCCGCAGCTACTTCTGGTCCTACCAGCCCGACACGCTGCTGTACCTGCGCGACAGCGGTGGCGACGAGGACTTCCACCTGTATGCGGTCGACCTGAAGACCGGGCAGGCGAAGGACCTGACGCCGTTCCCGAAGACCACCGCCCAGGTCGTCGGCGTCAGCCCCAGGCAGCCCGGCACGATCCTGGTCGGCATGAACGACCGCGACCCGAAGTGGCACGACCTCTACCGCGTCGATCTCGCCACGGGCACGCGCACCTTGCTCGAGAAGAACGAAGCGCAGATCGCCGGCTACATTGCCGATGCCGACTACGCCCTCAAGTACGCGACGCGCTCGCGCCCGGACGGGGGCGCCGACGTGCTGAAGCGCGATGACCGCGGCGGCTGGGAGAAGGTCGACGACATCCCGTTCGAGGATGTGCTGACCACCAGCCCCGGCGGCCTGACGCTGGACGGCAAGACGCTCTACTTCACCGATTCGCGTGGCCGCAACACCGCCGCGCTGTTCGCGGTGGACGTGGCCAGCGGCAAACGCACGCTGGTGCTGGAGGACGCGCGCGCCGATGTCGGCGGCACGCTGGCCGACCCGGCGACGGGCAGGGTGCAGGCGGTGTCGGTCGACTACCTGCGCGACGAATGGAAGGTGGTCGATCCGTCCATCCGCGCCGATCTTGAGAAGCTGGAGGCGATCGGCCCGGGTGACGTGTCGGTCAATACGCGCACGCTGGACGACAAGACCTGGATCGTCGCGTACTCCGCGGCCGAAGCGCCGCTGGTCTACTACCGTTACGACCGTCCGGCGGGCACGCTGACCAAGCTGTTCTCCGCGCGGCCGAAACTGGACGGCAAGCCGCTGGTGCCGCAGTGGCCGGTGGAGATCGCCTCGCGCGACAACAAGACGCTGGTCAGCTACCTGACCCTGCCGCGCAGTGCCGATGCCGACAACGACGGCAAGGCGGACGCGCCGGTGCCGCTGGTACTGCTGGTGCACGGCGGCCCGTGGGCGCGCGACTCCTACGGCTACGGCAGCTACAACCAGTGGCTGGCCAACCGCGGCTACGCGGTGCTGTCCGTCAACTTCCGCGGCTCCACCGGTTTCGGCAAGGACTTCACCAACGCCGGCAACGGCGAGTGGGCCGGCAAGATGCACGACGACCTGATCGATGCGGTGCAGTGGGCGGTCAAGCAGGGCGTCACCACCGACGACAAGGTGGCGATCATGGGCGGCAGCTACGGCGGCTACGCCACACTGGCCGGCCTGACCTTCACCCCGGACACGTTTGCCTGCGGCGTGGACATCGTGGGGCCGTCCAACCTCAACACCCTGCTCAGCACCGTGCCGCCGTACTGGGCCAGCTTCTTCGAGCAACTGGCCAAGCGCATGGGCGACCCGCGCACCGAGGACGGCAAGAAGTGGCTGACCGAGCGCTCGCCGCTGACCCGCGCCGACCAGATCAAGAAGCCGCTGCTGATCGGCCAGGGTGCCAACGACCCGCGCGTGAAACAGGACGAGAGCGACCAGATCGTCAAGGCGATGACCGCGAAGAACATCCCGGTGACCTACGTGTTGTTCCCCGACGAAGGCCACGGCTTCGCGCGGCCGGAGAACAACAAGGCCTTCAATGCGGTGACCGAGGGCTTCCTCGCGCAATGCCTGGGTGGCCGTGCCGAGCCGATCGGCAATGACCTGACAGGCTCCAGCATCAGCGTGCCGACCGGCGCCGACGGCGTCCTCGGCTTGTCCGAGGCGCTGAAGCGTCATACCCAAGAGGTGAAGAAGTAAGCCGTCCGCGACCCCGCAACAACGAAACGCCGGCGCAAGCCGGCGTTTCTTTTCCCGCATCCTGGTCCGCCACGCGCACGTCGCGGACCGTGACCGCGCGTGTCAGTTCGAGCCCATCATCTTCGGCGTGTCGCGGCAGCTGGGACCGCAACTCGGGCGCTCCTCCATCAGCTTTTCCGCCGCCTGCCGCGCCTCGCGCAATTCCGCGACCGTGCGGCAGATCCGCGTGGGCCGATGACTGCCGACCTGCTTGATCCGTTCGCAGACCAGGCGCTCGTCTTCAGCGCGGGTGATCGTGGCATTGATGGCTTCGAGCGTATTGATGGCCGCCAGCTTGTCATCCATCGACAGCTCGTCGAGCGACTGCCTGCCTTTCGTCAGCGCGAGGAAGCGATCCTGCTGGGCAACGAGCGCCTGACGCTCCGCCGCACCCAGCTCCTTGAAACGCCCTTGCCCGGCGAGTGCCTGCTGCCGCAGTTGCACTTGCTGGGCATGGATTTCCGGCAGTTCACCGGTCGTGCGGGTGCTGGCCCATAGCGAACCCGGCAGGCTCAGCGAAACGACGAGCATGATGCGAATCAACATGACGGCCTCCGTGGAGATCCAGCAACGGGAAAGGCATACACCGGGCGATCAGCTGCCGCGACAGCCCGCTCCGCACATCTTGCGCTCTTCCAGCGACTTCTCCGCCTCTTCGCGCTCCTTGCGGCGTTCGGCCACGGTCTTGCAGATGCGGGTCGGGCGATTGCTGCCGACCAGCTTCACGCGCTCGCAGACCAGGCGTTCGTCTTCTGCGCGGGTGATCGCGGCCTTGATCCACTCCAGCGTATTGATGGCCGTGGTCTGGTCATCGCGCGCCAGGTCGCCGAGCGTGCTCTTGCCGTCGATCAGGGTGATGAGCTGGTTCTGCTTCTGGATCAGCGCCTGCCGTTCCGGCTCGCTGAGGTCCTTGAACGGACCCGTCTTGTCCATCGCCTGCTGGCGGTAGGACATCTGTTCCTTACGGATTTCCCCGAGGTCCGAGGTCGTGTTGCCGTTGGCGGACGCGAC harbors:
- a CDS encoding SDR family NAD(P)-dependent oxidoreductase; the protein is MTRTALITGATSGFGAAAVRRFADAGWRVVATGRRADRLQALVDELGADKVHAAAFDIRDEAAMDAALAALPADFRGIDLLVNNAGLAQGTLPAQRALLSDWRTMIDTNITALVTLTHRLLPLLVERKGAIINISSVAGVYPYPGGNAYGGSKAFVSQFSLGLRSDLHGTGVRVTTIEPGMAETEFTLVRTHGDQAASEKLYTGANPMTADDIAESIFYVATLPPHLNVNRLEIMPVSQSFAGFQVARD
- the speA gene encoding arginine decarboxylase, producing the protein MTSSPLWSTDHARKTYSVPHWAEGYFDVDAAGRIVVSPKGAQGPLIPLPEVVDAARAQGAQLPLLVRFPDILGDRLGKLQAAFAQAQADWEYQGGYTAVYPIKVNQHRGVAGTLASHSGEGFGLEAGSKPELMAVLALSRPGGLIVCNGYKDREYIRLALIGRKLGLQTFIVIEKPSELALVIEESRALGVKPGLGVRMRLATLGAGKWQNSGGDKAKFGLSPRQVLDLWKQLRDAGLQDTLGLLHFHMGSQISNVRDIANGMREATRYFVELSKLGATISHVDVGGGLGIDYEGTRSRSYCSINYGIGQYASNIVQPLAEACEQNGLTPPRIVTECGRAMTAHHAVLVVNVSEVEQAPEGRVPPPHDDEPSVIRHLREIHAELDTRPAVELFHEAQHHHSEGLSLYALGQIDLVHRARIDDLFYAIAHAVRARLSSDERSHRDLLDELNERLVDKYFVNFSVFESIPDVWAIDQVFPIVPIDRLDEAPARRGIIADMTCDSDGMVKTYVENEGLDSSLPLHALKPGESYRLGIFLVGAYQEILGDIHNLFGDTDAVEVSADAANGYLLTQQRRGDTTDVMLDYVGYKLDDLRAVYRQRVEEAGLPAAESQLLADALEAGLTGYTYLSDEPLG
- the speE gene encoding polyamine aminopropyltransferase translates to MTANDTWFIEHFSHTGSAIGFRTTGKLDEVQSPFQKIEIYDSTDWGKLMVIDGAMMLTTRDNFFYHEMISHPVLFTHAAPKRVVIIGGGDCGTLREVLKHPGVEKATQCDIDEQVTRMAEKYFPELCESNNDPRAELLFDDGVAYMANCEPGSVDVVIVDSTDPVGPAEGLFNKAFFESCYRALKPDGLLVQQSESPLALLDLIKDMRAEMGKAGFQSFKTLPFPQPCYPTGWWSVTVASKQAGFDFAFRQADAAVKPFDTLYYTAHLHTGVLVAPPFVAKALGE
- a CDS encoding P-II family nitrogen regulator, with product MKMVMAIIKPFKLDDVREALAEAGVAGITVTEVKGFGRQKGHTELYRGAEYVVDFLPKVKLEVAVTDDQIELVVEAIVKAAGTGKIGDGKVFVYDLERVVRIRTGELDADAL
- a CDS encoding accessory factor UbiK family protein yields the protein MIDLNHIDDLARRLSQLVPPGLRDSQEELQQTFKSTLQAGLAKLDLVTREEFDVQQAVLLRTREKLEALERTVATLEAQLADPPAQS
- a CDS encoding YifB family Mg chelatase-like AAA ATPase gives rise to the protein MSLALVNSRARAGVSAPPVRVEVHLSGGLPSTQIVGLPEAAVREARDRVRAAILCAQFEFPTRRITVNLAPADLPKDGGRFDLPIALGILAASGQIRREALADYEFLGELSLTGELRAVDGVLPAALAVAASGRILVVPEPSGPEAALARQGHAFTGRTLLEVCALLEGRKVLPSAIAPPALPSTIPDMADVRGQAHARRALEVAAAGGHHLLLIGSPGCGKTLLASRLPGLLPEATDAEAMESAAIASVSGRGLDPARWRQRPYRAPHHTASAVALVGGGAQPRPGEISLAHNGVLFMDELPEWSRAALEVLREPLESGTVTVSRAARTAEFPARFQLVAAMNPCPCGWAGDSSGRCRCGPDLVRRYRSRLSGPLLDRIDLHVHVPRLPPHELRPDAPDGECTAAVQARVVAARARQVARCGRANARMGQAETMAHCRLSARDQALLERAVERLQLSARSLHRILRVARTIADLAGSDDIGTAHLTEALGYRGLDRGNAA
- a CDS encoding S9 family peptidase, whose translation is MRHTALRLTLLASTVAVALAAHAAPSAADRIAGTELIGRDALFGNPERANVQVSPDGKYLSWVAAVDGVLNVWVAPADNPAQAKAVTQDKARGIRSYFWSYQPDTLLYLRDSGGDEDFHLYAVDLKTGQAKDLTPFPKTTAQVVGVSPRQPGTILVGMNDRDPKWHDLYRVDLATGTRTLLEKNEAQIAGYIADADYALKYATRSRPDGGADVLKRDDRGGWEKVDDIPFEDVLTTSPGGLTLDGKTLYFTDSRGRNTAALFAVDVASGKRTLVLEDARADVGGTLADPATGRVQAVSVDYLRDEWKVVDPSIRADLEKLEAIGPGDVSVNTRTLDDKTWIVAYSAAEAPLVYYRYDRPAGTLTKLFSARPKLDGKPLVPQWPVEIASRDNKTLVSYLTLPRSADADNDGKADAPVPLVLLVHGGPWARDSYGYGSYNQWLANRGYAVLSVNFRGSTGFGKDFTNAGNGEWAGKMHDDLIDAVQWAVKQGVTTDDKVAIMGGSYGGYATLAGLTFTPDTFACGVDIVGPSNLNTLLSTVPPYWASFFEQLAKRMGDPRTEDGKKWLTERSPLTRADQIKKPLLIGQGANDPRVKQDESDQIVKAMTAKNIPVTYVLFPDEGHGFARPENNKAFNAVTEGFLAQCLGGRAEPIGNDLTGSSISVPTGADGVLGLSEALKRHTQEVKK